From Pseudodesulfovibrio sp. S3, the proteins below share one genomic window:
- a CDS encoding cobalt transporter, whose amino-acid sequence MMRGIAAYVGSLDPRLKMAVALVLGPCLWKVHVAAAAASAFLLLLLAWPLSSTRPVGGKMVRSMLVFVFFWVGFKVVLDALAGVPVEHVANDAVQLSVRLIALLLLGLVLALSTSARALGLAVAWAMRPFVGSERAWRIALALALMVHFLPTCLETMSQVREVVGRRCPDVGFFSRMRMIPQAVIRCLGQKTWNQTLAVASRGLENAAAWESDFTWHGRDWVWAGISVVTISFMLFL is encoded by the coding sequence ATGATGCGGGGGATCGCCGCTTATGTCGGAAGCCTGGACCCTCGCTTGAAAATGGCGGTGGCCCTTGTGCTCGGCCCCTGTCTGTGGAAGGTGCATGTGGCGGCTGCGGCAGCCAGCGCCTTCCTGTTGCTCCTTTTGGCCTGGCCGTTGTCCTCCACGCGTCCTGTTGGGGGAAAGATGGTCCGCAGCATGTTGGTTTTCGTCTTTTTTTGGGTGGGGTTCAAGGTGGTGCTGGATGCGCTGGCAGGGGTGCCGGTGGAGCATGTTGCGAACGACGCCGTCCAACTTTCCGTCCGCCTGATTGCCTTGCTCCTGCTGGGTCTTGTCCTGGCTCTGTCCACGTCGGCGCGGGCATTGGGCTTGGCGGTGGCTTGGGCCATGCGGCCCTTTGTCGGTTCGGAGCGGGCTTGGCGTATTGCCTTGGCCCTGGCACTGATGGTCCATTTTCTGCCCACCTGCCTGGAGACCATGTCCCAGGTCAGGGAGGTTGTCGGTCGACGCTGCCCGGATGTGGGTTTTTTCAGCCGGATGCGCATGATTCCCCAGGCCGTGATCCGCTGTCTGGGACAGAAGACATGGAATCAGACCCTGGCCGTGGCCAGTCGTGGCCTGGAAAACGCAGCCGCCTGGGAGTCCGATTTTACCTGGCACGGCCGGGACTGGGTGTGGGCGGGCATCTCGGTCGTCACCATTTCTTTCATGCTATTTCTGTGA
- a CDS encoding rhodanese-like domain-containing protein, whose translation MTEITMMTPDQARSFIDGNKPDSYTLLDVRQQWEYDENHIPGARLLPLVDLADRMEEVPKDLPVLVYCASGGRSMAAASLLEGSGYTDIANLVGGMGGWDGHTAFGSMELDMITFSGRETPVEVILKAYAMESSLQRFYVERADMAETLERIQLFMELADFEDRHKDILFERYLKISGSDMSLDQFEEIAFSGTGILAEGGVEINEFLDRHPAAFDDEQGVLQLATMVEAQALDYYLRCAKRAESEETRDVLQLLAREEKAHLKLLGRFMDKRDI comes from the coding sequence ATGACTGAAATAACTATGATGACTCCCGATCAGGCCCGTTCTTTCATTGATGGAAACAAACCGGATTCCTATACGCTGCTGGATGTCAGGCAGCAGTGGGAATATGATGAGAATCATATACCGGGTGCTAGGCTGTTGCCACTGGTCGATTTGGCCGATCGGATGGAGGAGGTGCCAAAAGATCTTCCCGTTCTGGTGTACTGCGCCTCTGGAGGTCGAAGCATGGCCGCCGCCTCCCTGCTTGAAGGTAGCGGATATACTGATATTGCCAACCTGGTGGGCGGTATGGGGGGATGGGATGGACATACAGCCTTTGGCTCCATGGAGTTGGACATGATCACCTTCTCCGGCAGGGAGACTCCGGTGGAAGTGATACTCAAGGCCTACGCCATGGAGAGCAGCTTGCAGCGTTTCTATGTGGAACGGGCGGATATGGCCGAGACCTTGGAACGTATCCAACTGTTCATGGAGTTGGCCGACTTCGAGGATAGGCACAAGGACATCCTGTTTGAGCGGTATCTGAAAATTTCCGGCAGTGACATGAGCCTGGATCAGTTTGAAGAAATCGCTTTTTCTGGCACGGGAATCCTGGCTGAGGGCGGAGTGGAGATCAACGAATTTTTGGATAGGCACCCTGCTGCCTTTGATGATGAACAGGGCGTTCTGCAGCTTGCCACCATGGTAGAGGCTCAGGCTCTGGACTATTACCTGCGGTGCGCCAAACGGGCCGAATCCGAGGAGACCAGGGACGTCTTGCAGCTCCTGGCGCGGGAGGAAAAGGCGCACCTGAAGTTGCTGGGCCGGTTCATGGATAAGCGGGATATTTAG